From the Bombus vancouverensis nearcticus chromosome 3, iyBomVanc1_principal, whole genome shotgun sequence genome, one window contains:
- the LOC143302464 gene encoding uncharacterized protein LOC143302464 — protein sequence MRWQHSTLDEILNAVTLYILIPHDQRLKRLALTSDIRTEDQFLSEMRPFCYEEESTSSPRYAPAEPEAKRRKSSGHQTRCHYCGTLGHRIKDCRKRMQGEQQRDARRQEGNRPAAPSKAICYRCHAEGHIAPNCPARRDGRPGLKDERKVNSCVVESPAGSLSHLVTHEDV from the exons ATGCGGTGGCAACATTCTACGctagacgaaatacttaacgctgtcactctctacatattaattccacacgaccaacgtcttaaacgactggccctcacgagcgatatcagaacggaggaccaattcctgagcgaaatgcgacccttttgttacgaagaagagtcgacatcttcgccgagatatgcaccggcggaacccgaagctaagcgacgcaagtcatcgggccaccagacgaggtgtcattactgtggtactctcggacacagaatcaaggactgccgcaagaggatgcagGGCGAACAACAGAGGGATGCACGACGCCAGGAAGGAAACCGACCGGCCGCACCGTCCAAGGCGATCTGCTACAGGTGTCATGCGGAAGGCCATATCGCACCTAACTGCCCGGCACGACGGGACGGTAGACCAGGCCTCAAGGATGAGCGTAAAGTCAACTCCTgcgtggtggagtccccagccggtagtctaagtcatctgg ttacacacgaggacgtgtga